From Medicago truncatula cultivar Jemalong A17 chromosome 7, MtrunA17r5.0-ANR, whole genome shotgun sequence, a single genomic window includes:
- the LOC25499483 gene encoding receptor-like kinase TMK3, with amino-acid sequence MYHTTLLLFLFLLSPSLVLTTTNPDDLKILNDFKDNLDNPDILQWPKNNNDPCGPPAWKFIFCDGDRVSQIQTKNLNLSGTLPQNLNQLTHLFNLGLQNNKLKGPLPSLKGLSNLKYAFLDNNEFDSIPMDSFQGLTSLDTLALDNNNLNASNNGWNFPSSLQDSTQLRDLSCISCNLVGPLPDFLGRMNSLVNLKLSGNSLTGEIPKTLNNSGLQMLWLNNQKGELLSGSIDIVATMVSLTSLWLHGNRFTGSIPENIGDLVSLKDLNLNGNELVGLVPSSLGDMELDKLDLNNNRFMGPIPKFKASKVSYSNNDFCLNETGVPCSFEVMALLGFLGGLNYPSNLVDSWSGNNPCLTWLGIKCNADGKVSLINMQHFNLSGTLSPSVANLGSLVQIKLGGNHLNGVVPSNWTSLRNLNLLDLSDNNISPPLPVFSNGLKPMVDGNSLLNGGTEGPSPGKNSPSGGSGNTGEDMKGGSNSSPSDSVETKKSKKKSLVLIVAPIAGVAVAAFLLIPLYAYCFRRTKDGFQAPSSLVVHPRDPSDTDSTIKIAIANNTNGTGSGTGSRSSSAIGDSHTIEAGNLVISVQVLRNVTKNFAPENELGRGGFGVVYKGELDDGTKIAVKRMEAGVITNKALDEFQAEIAVLSKVRHRHLVGLIGYSIEGNERILVYEYMPQGALSQHLFHWKSFGLEPLSWKRRLNIALDVARGMEYLHTLAHQSFIHRDLKSSNILLADDFRAKVSDFGLVKLAPNGEKSVVTKLAGTFGYLAPEYAVTGKITTKVDVFSFGVVLMELLSGMMALDESRPEESQYLAAWFWNIKSDKKKLMAAIDPTLDINEETFESVSIIAELAGHCTAREPNQRPEMGHAVNVLAPLVEKWKPFDDDPDEYSGIDYSLPLTQMVKGWQEAEGKDTSYMDLEDSKSSIPARPTGFADSFTSADGR; translated from the exons ATGTACCACACAacacttcttctctttctcttcctcCTTTCACCTTCCTTAGTCCTCACAACAACCAACCCAGACGACCTTAAAATCCTCAACGACTTCAAAGACAACCTAGACAACCCAGACATCCTACAATGGCCCAAAAACAACAACGACCCATGTGGTCCACCTGCTTGGAAATTCATCTTCTGCGACGGTGATAGAGTTTCACAGATTCAAACCAAAAACTTGAACCTTTCTGGAACTTTACCTCAAAATCTCAACCAACTAACCCATCTCTTCAACTTGGGTCTTCAAAACAACAAACTTAAAGGTCCTTTACCGTCGCTAAAAGGGTTATCTAATCTCAAATACGCTTTTCTTGATAACAATGAATTCGATTCCATTCCTATGGATTCCTTTCAAGGGTTAACCAGTTTAGACACTCTTGCATTAGATAACAATAATCTCAATGCTTCTAACAATGGTTGgaattttccttcttctttgcAGGATTCAACTCAGTTAAGAGATTTATCTTGTATCAGTTGTAATTTGGTTGGCCCTTTACCTGATTTTCTTGGAAGAATGAATTCTTTGGTAAATTTGAAGCTTTCTGGTAACAGTTTAACCGGTGAGATTCCAAAGACTCTTAACAATTCAGGGTTGCAAATGCTGTGGTTGAATAACCAGAAAGGTGAGTTGTTATCTGGAAGTATTGATATTGTTGCTACTATGGTTTCTCTTACTAGTTTATGGCTTCATGGTAACCGGTTCACTGGTTCGATTCCGGAGAATATTGGCGACTTGGTTTCTCTTAAAGATCTTAATCTTAATGGAAATGAGCTTGTTGGACTTGTTCCTAGTTCTTTAGGTGATATGGAATTGGATAAGCTTGATTTGAATAATAACCGGTTTATGGGTCCGATACCAAAGTTTAAAGCTTCTAAGGTGTCTTATAGTAACaatgatttttgtttaaatgAAACTGGTGTTCCTTGTTCTTTTGAAGTTATGGCTCTTTTAGGGTTTCTTGGTGGGTTGAATTATCCTTCGAATTTGGTAGATTCATGGAGTGGGAATAACCCTTGTTTAACTTGGTTGGGGATTAAATGCAATGCTGATGGTAAAGTTTCTTTGATTAATATGCAAcattttaatcttagtggtacTTTAAGTCCTTCTGTTGCGAATTTAGGTTCTTTAGTTCAAATTAAATTGGGAGGTAATCATCTCAATGGCGTTGTACCTAGTAACTGGACTAGCTTGAGGAATCTGAATTTGTTGGATCTGAGTGACAACAATATTTCACCTCCTTTGCCGGTTTTTAGTAATGGATTGAAACCTATGGTTGATGGGAATTCTCTGTTGAATGGTGGAACCGAAGGTCCTTCCCCAGGTAAAAACAGTCCATCAGGTGGATCTGGGAACACTGGTGAAGATATGAAGGGAGGCTCAAATTCAAGTCCAAGTGATTCGGTTGAAAcgaaaaaatcaaaaaagaaaagcttGGTTTTGATCGTAGCTCCTATTGCTGGTGTGGCGGTTGCTGCTTTTCTGTTGATACCGCTTTATGCGTATTGTTTCAGGAGGACAAAGGATGGTTTCCAAGCTCCAAGTTCACTCGTAGTTCACCCTAGAGACCCGTCTGATACGGACAGTACCATAAAGATAGCTATTGCTAATAATACCAATGGAACAGGGAGTGGGACTGGGAGTAGAAGCAGCAGTGCAATCGGGGACTCTCATACCATTGAAGCCGGAAATCTTGTGATATCAGTTCAAGTTCTAAGAAACGTGACCAAGAATTTCGCCCCTGAGAATGAGCTCGGCCGCGGTGGGTTTGGAGTTGTTTATAAGGGAGAGTTGGATGATGGAACTAAGATTGCCGTAAAAAGAATGGAAGCAGGTGTGATAACCAATAAAGCCTTGGATGAGTTTCAGGCTGAAATTGCAGTTCTGTCAAAAGTTCGACATCGGCATCTAGTGGGCCTTATAGGTTATTCTATTGAAGGCAATGAGAGGATTCTAGTGTATGAGTATATGCCACAAGGTGCTCTCAGTCAGCATCTTTTTCATTGGAAGAGCTTTGGACTCGAGCCTCTCTCTTGGAAGAGGAGGCTTAATATTGCCTTGGATGTTGCTAGAGGAATGGAGTATCTTCATACTCTAGCTCATCAGAGCTTCATTCATAGAGATCTTAAGTCCTCAAACATTTTGCTTGCCGATGATTTTAGAGCTAAAGTCTCAGATTTTGGATTGGTAAAACTTGCTCCTAATGGTGAAAAATCTGTAGTGACCAAGCTTGCTGGAACCTTTGGATACTTGGCTCCAGAATATGcag TGACAGGAAAAATCACTACCAAAGTAGATGTTTTCAGTTTTGGGGTTGTGCTAATGGAGCTGTTGTCTGGAATGATGGCACTTGATGAGAGCAGACCTGAGGAAAGCCAATACTTGGCAGCATGGTTCTGGAATATAAAATCAGATAAGAAGAAACTAATGGCTGCTATTGACCCAACCCTCGACATAAATGAAGAAACATTCGAAAGTGTCTCAATTATTGCTGAGCTAGCTGGACACTGCACGGCCAGAGAACCAAACCAAAGGCCAGAAATGGGTCATGCTGTCAATGTTCTCGCACCACTCGTTGAAAAATGGAAACCGTTTGATGATGACCCCGATGAGTATTCCGGCATCGATTATAGTCTTCCCCTTACCCAAATGGTCAAGGGATGGCAAGAGGCTGAGGGAAAGGACACAAGTTATATGGACCTAGAAGACAGTAAGAGCAGTATCCCTGCAAGACCTACTGGATTTGCAGATTCTTTTAC